A region from the Hydra vulgaris chromosome 08, alternate assembly HydraT2T_AEP genome encodes:
- the LOC136083963 gene encoding uncharacterized protein LOC136083963, translating into MADNSYIATRKRSNPSTSSVSLSRKRRLAVIQMSVSTQGSSDITRNEQSNNIFTDISNDVEDKDFLFIESDLSNCNSEIDVSLISSESVSYGNKKDENSIYDACLCSKLRYWALTNRCTRQCINGALKLFLECKQSVPTDSRTLLKTKRSIASINIKGYGDYIYLGLKTQIEKQISSKLIKETSLYLTFNIDGIPLLKSNSTQLWPILASILGMEPFAVGLFCGNKKPPFIVNLRTLVDELNELRHNTLHVNNIDYIVTVYAFFCDAPARTMLKGIVSHTGLHSCERCTMVGKSLKNRIVFSHHEENVVLRTDQIFRTNGYFFKDDNNRSHQTRKNSLHDVKSIGFVSMFPLDYMHLVCLGVMRRILYFLKGSIKGTIS; encoded by the exons ATGGCAGATAATTCTTATATAGCCACACGCAAAAGATCGAACCCAAGTACAAG TTCAGTATCATTGTCGAGGAAACGGCGGTTAGCTGTTATACAGATGTCTGTATCTACACAAGGTTCTTCAGATATAACAAGAAATGAACagagtaataatatttttacagatatTTCAAATGATGTAGAAGATAAAGATTTTCTATTTATTGAAAGTGATTTGAGTAATTGCAATAGTGAAATAGATGTTTCTTTAATATCCTCAGAAAGTGTTTCTTATggtaataaaaaagatgaaaatagTATTTATGATGCATGCTTATGTTCTAAACTGCGTTACTGGGCTCTTACAAATAGATGCACAAGACAATGTATTAATGGTgcattaaagttgtttttggaGTGTAAGCAAAGTGTACCTACAGATTCTAGgacattattaaaaactaaaagaagtatTGCAAGTATCAATATTAAAGGTTATGGTGACTACATTTACTTGGgtttaaaaacacaaattgaaaaacaaatttcttccaAATTAATCAAAGAAACTTctctttatttaacttttaatattgatGGCATACCTTTGTTAAAATCAAACTCTACCCAATTATGGCCAATACTTGCTTCAATTTTAGGAATGGAACCATTTGCAGTTGGTTTATTTTGTGGTAATAAAAAGCCACCATTCATTGTGAACTTGCGTACCTTAGTAGATGAGTTAAATGAATTGCGGCATAATACTCTTCATGTTAATAACATTGATTACATTGTTActgtttatgcatttttttgcgATGCTCCTGCTAGGACAATGTTAAAAGGAATCGTTAGTCATACTGGTTTGCACTCATGCGAAAGATGTACAATGGTAGGGAAGAGTTTAAAAAATCGTATTGTTTTTTCCCACCATGaagaaaatgttgttttaagaaCGGACCAGATCTTTCGGACAAATGGTTACTTTTTCAAAGATGATAATAATAGATCTCATCAAACCAGAAAAAATTCATTACATGATGTTAAGTCTATTGGTTTTGTGAGTATGTTTCCACTTGATTATATGCATCTTGTTTGTCTTGGTGTTATGCGtagaatattatattttctaaaggGCAGTATCAAAGGTACAATTTCTTGA